One segment of Anatilimnocola aggregata DNA contains the following:
- a CDS encoding DUF502 domain-containing protein produces MNEVSRPGTFGPAVATVPTAPHLPLPPQGFKARILGGLIMVLPVLITLWVVGWLFFALRSYVIDPLAMLVLWTIRKGRFSSDLPDWFEIYAAPPIAILLALLLLYVLGFFVHSRLRRGFDAILLRVPIISTVYDGVQKIFQTLDKQRTNQGPQRVVLIEFPHPGMKVPGFVTATCRDIETQKTLLCIYVPTTPVPTSGYFLLVPEEDVTELNWTSEQALQTIVSGGLTVPPEVRYYKSAPKKNLEPSAMTE; encoded by the coding sequence ATGAATGAAGTTTCGCGGCCTGGCACTTTTGGCCCGGCGGTTGCCACGGTACCGACAGCACCTCACTTGCCCTTGCCGCCTCAAGGTTTTAAGGCTCGCATTCTGGGCGGGCTGATTATGGTGTTGCCGGTTTTGATCACGCTGTGGGTCGTGGGCTGGCTCTTCTTTGCGCTGCGAAGTTACGTGATCGATCCACTTGCCATGTTGGTGCTGTGGACAATCCGCAAGGGGCGGTTTTCCTCGGACTTGCCCGATTGGTTCGAAATCTATGCTGCCCCGCCCATCGCGATTTTGCTCGCCCTGTTGTTGCTGTACGTGCTGGGCTTTTTTGTGCACTCCAGACTGCGGCGCGGCTTTGATGCCATCTTGCTGCGGGTTCCCATCATTTCGACCGTCTACGACGGCGTGCAGAAGATTTTTCAAACGCTCGATAAGCAGCGTACCAATCAAGGCCCGCAGCGCGTGGTGTTAATCGAGTTTCCGCATCCAGGAATGAAGGTGCCGGGATTTGTCACGGCCACTTGCCGCGATATTGAGACCCAGAAGACGTTGCTCTGCATCTATGTGCCGACCACGCCCGTGCCGACTTCGGGCTATTTTCTGTTGGTGCCCGAAGAAGATGTGACCGAGCTCAACTGGACTTCCGAACAAGCCTTGCAGACGATTGTCTCCGGCGGGCTCACCGTGCCCCCGGAAGTTCGTTACTACAAGTCAGCCCCCAAGAAGAATTTGGAACCCAGCGCCATGACAGAGTAG